A single window of Chloracidobacterium sp. DNA harbors:
- a CDS encoding VCBS repeat-containing protein, which produces MKKFFAVMAVILFALLATAAFYFPLTTSEAQADFGVDPAEPDMPRIWDRSRSTFGKEDFLKERAEAYAIKRGIIDGNAPDPGARPAAVRKMEQQEIARDLLPPSEAKNALLAAWSPIGPNPIPNGSFPWSGRVIAIAVHPTNPNIVYVGAAQGGLYRSTDGGTNWTALMDNALSLAIGAIAISPSQPETVYVGTGEPNFSSDSFFGVGIYRIDNASTTANISGPFNKNAGNSDIFTGRGIGEIIVHPTNPNVIFAGSTSGLGGIGGAANNVLPSRGIYRSDNAAGASPTFTKMTGLAANTNASIRDLAIDPNDPNILIANAIIGGGTGGIYRSTNALAADPTTATFALVEAFNSTSTSELTAEFTAIHPAANADATFYAATGNLGGRVLRSTNGGATWTQQIDNNFCTPQCFYDIAVAVDPVNADKLYLAGSPTMVIGYSSNAGVSFTNSGSGVHVDSHAIAVAPSDPNTVYLGTDGGIYKSTNAAASFTSLNNSQFFATQFMGVSVHPTDPNFTIGGTQDNGTNYYSPTGTWARVDSGDGGYTVIDQNAADTTNVRMYHTYYNSISGTLAGYATRGTTSASWLFRGCNGSAGNGINCNDTNVLFYAPLESGPGNPNSIYFGTDRLYRSGDTGVTHTVVSQAPIESGVAVSAIGISPQNDNVRIVGLANGGIYGTTTGSLTLTNLDPSNTVPNFFIARAIVDPNNVNTAYVSMSAFGIATVYKTTNLSSGTPTWTLASGSAGNALPLVPASGFIVDPSDSNTLYAGTDIGVYKSANGGATWAPFGTGLPRVAVFDLAITAGSPRKLRIATHGKGMYDISLATAPTVRSPFDFDGDNKTDISIFRPAPGEWWYSKSSNGGNGAVTFGTSSDTLTPVDFTGDGKTDIAFFRPSTGLWYVLRSEDLTFYAFPFGTTGDVPVPADYDGDNKGDAAVFRPTTSTWYISNSGGGTTITGFGAAGDRPVPADYDGDGKADVGIYRPGPGQWWIQRSTAGLVAVQFGQTGDKTVPGDYTGDGKADIAYFRPSTGNWTVLRSEDFSFFAFPFGTTGDVPVPGDYDGDGKADAAIFRPSTSTWYAQRSTAGTLIQAFGQAGDIAVPNLFVR; this is translated from the coding sequence ATGAAAAAGTTTTTTGCCGTAATGGCTGTAATACTGTTTGCGTTGCTGGCCACGGCTGCGTTCTACTTTCCGCTGACGACGTCTGAGGCACAGGCCGACTTCGGCGTTGACCCGGCCGAGCCCGATATGCCACGCATTTGGGATCGTTCGCGATCGACATTTGGCAAAGAAGATTTTCTCAAAGAGCGAGCGGAGGCGTATGCCATAAAGCGTGGCATCATTGACGGCAATGCTCCCGATCCCGGTGCACGTCCTGCGGCTGTCAGAAAGATGGAGCAGCAGGAGATCGCCCGCGACCTTTTGCCGCCATCGGAGGCAAAGAATGCACTGCTCGCCGCCTGGAGTCCGATCGGCCCTAATCCGATACCGAATGGATCTTTTCCGTGGTCCGGCCGAGTGATCGCGATCGCGGTCCATCCAACCAACCCAAACATCGTCTACGTCGGTGCGGCACAGGGCGGACTCTACCGTTCGACGGACGGCGGGACTAACTGGACAGCATTGATGGACAATGCCTTGAGCCTCGCCATCGGTGCCATCGCGATCTCACCGTCACAACCCGAAACCGTCTATGTCGGAACCGGAGAACCAAACTTTTCGTCCGACAGTTTCTTTGGCGTCGGCATCTATCGCATCGATAACGCCAGCACGACGGCCAACATCTCGGGCCCGTTCAATAAGAATGCGGGGAATTCCGATATCTTTACCGGCCGCGGCATCGGCGAGATCATCGTCCATCCGACCAATCCGAATGTGATCTTTGCGGGCTCGACCTCGGGTCTCGGAGGCATCGGCGGGGCCGCAAATAATGTACTGCCGTCACGCGGCATTTACCGCTCGGATAATGCCGCCGGAGCGTCACCGACATTTACAAAAATGACGGGACTCGCGGCCAATACGAACGCAAGTATCCGCGATCTGGCGATCGACCCGAATGATCCCAACATCCTCATCGCAAACGCCATTATCGGCGGCGGCACCGGCGGTATCTACCGCTCGACCAACGCACTTGCGGCCGATCCGACAACGGCGACATTTGCTCTCGTCGAGGCATTCAACTCGACGTCGACTAGCGAGCTTACGGCCGAGTTTACGGCTATCCACCCGGCCGCCAATGCCGACGCGACGTTTTACGCGGCAACCGGCAATCTCGGCGGACGCGTATTGCGTTCGACAAATGGTGGTGCGACGTGGACCCAGCAGATCGACAATAATTTCTGCACACCGCAGTGTTTTTATGACATTGCTGTCGCTGTCGATCCGGTCAATGCCGATAAACTGTATCTCGCAGGTTCGCCGACTATGGTCATTGGCTATTCGAGTAATGCCGGCGTTTCATTTACTAATTCGGGCTCCGGCGTTCACGTCGATTCCCACGCGATCGCGGTCGCTCCATCTGACCCGAACACTGTTTATCTGGGCACCGACGGTGGTATTTATAAGTCCACAAACGCGGCGGCATCGTTTACATCGCTTAATAACAGCCAGTTTTTTGCCACCCAGTTTATGGGTGTTTCGGTGCATCCGACCGACCCCAACTTCACGATCGGCGGGACACAGGATAACGGCACCAACTATTACAGCCCGACAGGGACCTGGGCACGGGTTGATAGCGGCGATGGCGGTTACACGGTGATCGACCAAAACGCCGCTGACACGACCAATGTCAGGATGTATCACACATATTACAACTCCATCTCTGGCACCCTCGCCGGATATGCGACCCGCGGTACGACATCAGCAAGTTGGTTATTTCGCGGGTGTAACGGCTCGGCGGGCAATGGTATTAATTGCAACGATACCAATGTCCTCTTTTATGCTCCGCTTGAGTCAGGGCCCGGCAACCCCAATTCGATCTACTTTGGGACAGACCGCCTTTACCGCTCGGGAGACACCGGAGTCACTCATACGGTTGTCAGCCAGGCTCCGATCGAGTCGGGCGTGGCGGTCAGTGCGATAGGTATCTCGCCGCAGAATGACAATGTTCGCATCGTTGGCCTTGCCAATGGCGGCATCTATGGGACGACCACGGGTTCGTTAACGCTGACCAATCTTGATCCGAGCAACACGGTCCCGAACTTCTTTATCGCTCGCGCCATTGTCGATCCTAACAACGTAAACACGGCGTATGTGTCGATGTCAGCGTTTGGCATCGCAACAGTTTACAAGACGACCAATCTTAGTAGCGGTACACCGACCTGGACCCTCGCTTCCGGTTCCGCCGGCAACGCCTTGCCGTTGGTTCCCGCCAGCGGATTTATCGTCGATCCGAGTGATTCGAACACGCTCTATGCCGGCACGGACATAGGCGTTTACAAATCAGCCAATGGCGGTGCGACCTGGGCACCATTCGGAACCGGATTGCCGCGAGTGGCGGTATTTGACCTCGCTATCACTGCCGGTTCGCCGCGAAAGTTGCGTATCGCGACACACGGCAAAGGGATGTACGATATCAGCCTGGCGACCGCCCCGACGGTTCGTTCGCCGTTCGATTTTGACGGCGATAATAAGACCGACATTTCGATCTTTCGTCCGGCACCGGGCGAATGGTGGTACTCCAAGAGCAGCAACGGCGGCAACGGAGCCGTTACATTCGGCACTTCGAGCGATACGCTCACACCGGTTGATTTCACCGGAGACGGCAAGACAGATATTGCATTTTTCCGCCCGTCGACCGGCCTCTGGTACGTTCTCCGCAGCGAAGATCTGACGTTCTACGCTTTTCCGTTCGGTACGACCGGCGACGTGCCCGTCCCGGCTGATTACGACGGCGACAACAAGGGCGACGCGGCAGTTTTCCGCCCAACGACCAGCACGTGGTACATCAGCAATTCCGGCGGCGGCACGACCATTACCGGATTCGGCGCGGCGGGCGATCGGCCCGTTCCGGCTGATTACGATGGCGACGGCAAGGCCGACGTCGGTATCTATCGTCCCGGCCCGGGCCAGTGGTGGATCCAGCGGAGCACCGCCGGACTCGTCGCGGTACAATTTGGCCAAACCGGCGATAAGACGGTACCCGGTGACTACACGGGTGACGGAAAGGCGGACATTGCCTATTTCCGCCCATCCACGGGTAACTGGACGGTTTTGAGAAGCGAGGACTTTTCGTTCTTTGCTTTCCCGTTCGGTACGACCGGTGACGTGCCGGTCCCGGGCGATTATGACGGTGATGGCAAGGCAGACGCGGCTATATTCCGTCCGTCAACGTCGACGTGGTACGCACAACGCTCGACCGCCGGAACGCTCATCCAAGCCTTTGGCCAAGCCGGCGATATTGCGGTACCAAATCTGTTCGTTAGATAA